A genomic segment from Bacteroidota bacterium encodes:
- the bioD gene encoding dethiobiotin synthase: MTNLFVTGNGTDVGKTVVSAILMAALEYDYWKPVQTGNFFGTDSMKVRSLVNNMNLTVHPEAVLLKQALSPHAAAELEGIQIDAENITLPNATRPLIIEGAGGVLVPLNKKYFVADMIKKMNCHAILVIQNYLGSTNHALLSIEALKSRNIPIEGIVYNGAPHKMTEEIIEEFSGIKTIGRILPEKNITEETIHRYVPIFRENLLSK; encoded by the coding sequence ATGACAAATTTATTTGTTACCGGAAACGGAACTGATGTGGGTAAAACGGTAGTATCGGCAATACTTATGGCTGCTTTGGAATACGATTATTGGAAACCTGTGCAAACAGGAAATTTTTTTGGTACCGATTCAATGAAAGTGCGCAGCTTGGTTAACAATATGAATTTGACTGTACACCCTGAAGCGGTTTTATTAAAACAAGCACTATCTCCTCATGCAGCAGCTGAACTCGAAGGAATACAAATAGATGCCGAAAATATTACGTTACCGAATGCTACTCGGCCACTAATTATTGAAGGCGCAGGAGGTGTTTTGGTTCCCTTAAATAAAAAGTACTTTGTTGCTGACATGATAAAAAAAATGAACTGTCATGCTATTCTAGTTATACAAAATTATTTAGGAAGTACCAATCATGCCTTGCTGTCTATTGAAGCGCTAAAATCGCGCAACATTCCTATTGAAGGCATTGTATACAATGGCGCCCCGCACAAAATGACTGAAGAAATTATAGAAGAATTCAGTGGTATTAAAACTATTGGAAGAATTCTACCCGAAAAAAATATTACAGAAGAAACCATTCACAGGTATGTGCCGATATTTCGCGAAAATTTATTGAGTAAATGA
- the trmD gene encoding tRNA (guanosine(37)-N1)-methyltransferase TrmD, whose translation MRIDIITILPDLLKSPFEHSILKRAIQKGIVEVNLINLRDYSTQKQKSVDDYCFGGGAGMVMSIEPIAACIEALKAQRQYDEVIYLTPDGEQLNQKIANRLSTFTNIILLCGHYKGVDERVRQLYITREISIGDYVLSGGELGAAVLCDAVIRLIPGVLSDETSALYDSFQDDLLAPPVYTRPAEFKGHKVPDILLSGNTKQIEQWRHDQALERTQKRRPDLLK comes from the coding sequence ATGCGCATTGATATTATTACCATTTTACCCGATTTGCTGAAGAGTCCTTTTGAGCATTCTATATTGAAACGTGCCATACAAAAAGGAATAGTTGAGGTAAACTTGATAAATTTGAGAGATTACAGTACCCAAAAGCAAAAAAGTGTGGATGATTATTGCTTTGGTGGTGGGGCAGGAATGGTTATGAGTATAGAGCCTATAGCCGCTTGTATTGAAGCATTGAAGGCGCAAAGACAATACGACGAAGTAATTTATTTAACTCCTGACGGAGAGCAGCTCAATCAAAAAATAGCCAATCGCTTATCGACCTTTACGAACATTATTTTACTGTGTGGCCATTACAAGGGTGTTGATGAGCGGGTACGACAACTTTATATAACCCGTGAAATTTCAATTGGAGATTATGTGCTTTCAGGTGGAGAGTTAGGAGCTGCCGTACTTTGTGATGCTGTAATTAGGTTAATACCTGGAGTATTATCCGATGAAACCTCAGCACTTTATGATTCTTTTCAAGATGATTTGTTAGCTCCTCCGGTATATACTCGACCTGCCGAATTTAAAGGCCACAAGGTTCCCGATATTTTACTTTCGGGTAATACCAAGCAAATTGAGCAATGGAGGCACGATCAGGCGCTTGAACGAACCCAGAAAAGAAGGCCGGATTTATTAAAATAA
- the rplS gene encoding 50S ribosomal protein L19 produces MDLIKFVDEQLAEKKAYPKFKAGDTVTVHYKIIEGTKERVQQFQGVILQRKGSGAAETFTIRKMSNGVGVERIIPVSSPAIEKIELNKTGVVRRAKIFYLRDLTGKKARIKEKRV; encoded by the coding sequence ATGGACTTAATTAAATTTGTTGACGAACAATTGGCCGAAAAAAAAGCGTATCCGAAGTTTAAAGCCGGAGATACTGTTACGGTACACTATAAAATTATTGAAGGAACAAAGGAACGTGTACAACAGTTTCAAGGAGTAATCTTACAACGTAAGGGCTCTGGTGCTGCTGAAACTTTTACAATTCGTAAAATGTCCAATGGAGTAGGTGTTGAACGTATTATTCCTGTTAGCTCACCTGCTATCGAAAAAATTGAATTGAATAAAACTGGTGTTGTTCGTCGTGCTAAAATATTTTACTTGCGCGATCTTACCGGTAAAAAGGCAAGAATTAAAGAAAAACGCGTTTAG
- the mtaB gene encoding tRNA (N(6)-L-threonylcarbamoyladenosine(37)-C(2))-methylthiotransferase MtaB: MQVQKTVSFYTLGCKLNFAETSAISRQFTEAGYNKVEFEAGAEIVVINTCSVTENADKECKKVVKSALKLMPSAFIIIVGCYAQLKPQEIAEIPGVDLVLGASEKFAILKYLQHSEKQEIAEVHSCEIEQANFFKDAYSIGDRTRAFLKVQDGCDYTCSYCTIPLARGISRSDTVENVLASAKNIASQGIREIVLTGVNIGDYGKGEFGNKKHAHTFLDLVKALDQVESIERIRISSIEPNLLKDETIEFVAQSKRFVPHFHIPLQSGSNKILKLMRRRYLRELYAERVAHIKKVLPNCCIGVDVIVGFPGESDEDFLETYHFLNELDISYLHVFTYSERDNTDADLMPDVVPISVRRKRNKMLRILSEKKRRHFYEQQLGKTYDVLFEADNKNGMMHGFTTNYVKVKTVYDSTLINTTVASKLIKIDTDGDLLIEQTALVEV, translated from the coding sequence ATGCAAGTACAAAAAACAGTTTCATTTTATACGCTAGGATGCAAATTAAATTTTGCAGAAACTTCGGCTATTTCACGCCAGTTTACTGAGGCTGGTTACAACAAAGTTGAGTTTGAGGCTGGTGCTGAAATAGTAGTAATTAATACTTGCTCTGTAACCGAAAATGCTGATAAGGAGTGTAAAAAGGTTGTAAAATCGGCCTTGAAACTAATGCCTTCGGCTTTCATTATTATAGTTGGATGTTATGCTCAACTTAAACCACAAGAAATTGCAGAAATTCCCGGTGTTGATTTGGTATTGGGTGCCAGCGAAAAATTTGCGATTCTAAAATACCTGCAACATTCCGAAAAACAAGAAATAGCAGAAGTACATTCTTGCGAAATAGAGCAGGCTAATTTTTTTAAAGATGCTTATTCTATTGGTGATAGAACACGTGCTTTTTTAAAAGTTCAAGATGGTTGCGATTACACTTGTTCCTATTGTACTATTCCATTAGCCCGTGGAATCAGCAGAAGCGATACAGTGGAAAATGTGCTTGCCAGTGCTAAAAATATTGCTTCTCAAGGAATACGCGAAATTGTACTAACCGGAGTAAACATTGGAGATTACGGCAAAGGTGAGTTTGGCAATAAAAAACATGCACATACTTTTTTAGATTTAGTGAAAGCTCTCGATCAAGTTGAAAGTATTGAACGCATTCGTATAAGTAGTATAGAACCCAATTTGCTGAAAGATGAAACCATTGAATTTGTAGCACAGTCGAAACGATTTGTACCACACTTTCATATTCCTTTGCAATCGGGGAGCAATAAAATTTTGAAATTAATGCGTCGTCGCTACCTGCGTGAATTGTATGCCGAACGTGTGGCTCATATTAAAAAAGTACTTCCGAATTGTTGTATTGGTGTTGATGTTATTGTAGGATTTCCGGGAGAAAGTGATGAAGATTTTTTAGAAACCTACCATTTTTTAAACGAGTTGGATATATCCTACTTACACGTATTCACTTACAGCGAACGCGACAATACCGATGCAGACTTGATGCCTGACGTGGTACCTATATCGGTGCGGCGTAAACGCAATAAAATGCTGCGCATACTTTCTGAAAAAAAGCGCCGACATTTTTATGAGCAACAATTAGGTAAAACCTATGATGTATTGTTTGAAGCCGATAACAAAAATGGAATGATGCATGGTTTTACTACGAATTATGTAAAAGTAAAGACAGTCTACGATTCCACTCTTATAAATACTACAGTTGCTTCAAAATTAATTAAAATTGATACGGATGGAGATTTGTTAATTGAACAAACAGCATTGGTTGAGGTTTAA
- a CDS encoding glycoside hydrolase family 16 protein: MGLLFLPLAVFNTSAQPEGMNELVTDKNQLRFSGYDWIIKETEELRGPGPNYFLNSTKNIYIDVLDNLHLKIVNEEGIWKCSEVISKNQFGYGRYVFNVKSRVDLLDANAVLGIFLWDPNALKDYNHEVDIELSKWSITNNTNAQFVVQPNTIPENIKRFNMNLMGNYCSFTIDWFPDRIIFNAYHGHIECDPKKNSKPKNVPIQSWVFKDKGIPVPRQSNIRFNLWLNQGKSPLYDQEQEVIITCFSFTPLTR; this comes from the coding sequence ATGGGACTGTTATTTTTACCATTAGCTGTATTTAATACAAGTGCTCAACCCGAAGGCATGAATGAACTTGTTACTGATAAAAATCAACTCAGATTTAGTGGTTACGACTGGATAATCAAAGAAACAGAGGAACTCAGAGGCCCGGGTCCCAATTATTTTTTAAACAGTACAAAGAATATTTACATTGATGTGCTCGATAATTTGCACCTTAAAATTGTGAATGAAGAGGGTATTTGGAAATGTTCGGAAGTAATATCTAAAAATCAATTTGGTTATGGGCGCTATGTGTTTAATGTAAAGAGCCGTGTAGATTTATTAGATGCCAATGCAGTTTTAGGAATCTTTTTGTGGGATCCCAATGCACTGAAAGATTACAATCATGAAGTAGATATTGAATTAAGTAAATGGAGCATCACCAATAATACCAATGCGCAATTTGTTGTACAACCCAATACCATTCCCGAAAACATAAAGCGGTTCAACATGAATTTAATGGGCAATTATTGCAGCTTTACAATAGATTGGTTTCCCGATCGAATTATTTTTAATGCCTATCACGGACATATAGAATGTGATCCTAAAAAAAACTCAAAACCCAAAAATGTTCCCATTCAAAGTTGGGTGTTTAAAGATAAAGGAATACCGGTGCCACGTCAATCAAATATTCGTTTCAATCTATGGCTAAATCAAGGTAAATCGCCTTTGTACGATCAGGAACAGGAAGTTATTATTACCTGTTTTAGTTTTACGCCGTTAACTCGTTAA
- a CDS encoding DMT family protein, protein MRGIYTILLLVLSNIFMTLAWYGHLQVKKISWMQGAGLLSLILVSWGLAFFEYIFQVPANRIGFNENGGPFNLFQLKIIQEVISITVFTVFAVYIFKTDKLSLNYILGFIFMILAVYFIFKK, encoded by the coding sequence TTGCGAGGCATTTATACCATTCTGCTATTAGTACTCTCAAATATATTTATGACACTTGCCTGGTATGGGCATTTGCAAGTAAAAAAAATCAGCTGGATGCAAGGTGCCGGCTTGCTTAGTTTAATTCTGGTAAGTTGGGGACTTGCATTTTTTGAATATATTTTTCAGGTTCCGGCCAATCGTATTGGTTTCAACGAAAATGGTGGTCCATTTAATTTATTTCAACTTAAAATTATTCAGGAAGTAATATCAATCACAGTATTTACGGTATTTGCAGTTTATATTTTTAAAACCGACAAACTCAGTTTGAATTATATCCTAGGCTTTATTTTTATGATACTGGCGGTTTACTTTATTTTTAAAAAATAA
- the can gene encoding carbonate dehydratase, with translation MNAYEKLLEQNKKWAAEMVKNNADYFNHLATLQKPDFLWIGCSDSRVPANEITGTEPGEIFVHRNVANLVVNTDLNLLSVLKYAVEVLKVKHIIVCGHYGCGGINAAITNQNYGLLNTWLKNIKDVYRIHKAELNAVENTEERCDRLVEFNIVEQIFNLGKTSIIQKAWAEEQRPVLHGCVYGLKNGILKDLIKIDHTSSMDEMYRFDFSRNKFED, from the coding sequence ATGAATGCATACGAAAAACTATTAGAACAAAATAAAAAATGGGCAGCCGAAATGGTGAAAAATAATGCCGATTATTTCAATCATTTAGCCACACTTCAAAAACCCGATTTTTTATGGATTGGATGCTCTGATAGTCGTGTTCCTGCCAACGAAATTACGGGTACCGAACCGGGTGAAATATTTGTACACCGCAATGTTGCTAATTTGGTGGTGAATACAGATTTAAATTTACTCAGTGTTTTAAAATACGCAGTAGAGGTTCTAAAAGTAAAACACATTATTGTTTGCGGACATTATGGTTGCGGAGGTATAAATGCAGCAATTACCAATCAAAATTATGGATTGCTCAACACCTGGCTCAAGAATATTAAGGATGTTTATCGAATTCATAAGGCCGAATTAAATGCAGTCGAAAATACCGAAGAAAGGTGCGACCGATTGGTAGAATTTAATATTGTGGAACAGATTTTTAATTTGGGCAAGACTTCTATCATACAAAAAGCATGGGCCGAAGAACAACGACCTGTGTTGCATGGCTGCGTATATGGATTAAAAAATGGAATTTTAAAAGACCTTATTAAAATTGACCATACATCGAGCATGGATGAAATGT